Below is a window of Parachlamydia sp. AcF125 DNA.
GTTAAAAATCCGCTGCCCATACTTGGCAGTATAGTAAGCCACCTCTTCAGGGGAGTATTTTTTGTGAGTTAATTCTTTAGTATGTAAAAGCTTAAAGCCTACTTGCTGCAAAGCTGAGCCCAGCAGAGTTTGCTGCGAAATAGGCTTGCTCTCACCGCTTTGCCCGTTCACCACATGGTACACTGCTGAGCGGCACACATAGGCTTCGTTGGCAAATGTGCTGGCTAAAATGTGGTAGAGGTGATACTCCACTTGCAACTGAGCTGTTTGTAGGATGTTTTGGCGCAGGGAGGCTTTTAACTCTTGGCAGCCTTTTTCTAATAAAGCGCATTTCGCCTGTTTTTTTTCAATAAACTCTTGAAGTTCAGAATCCTCGCTATGATCGCCTAGTTTTTTTAAGACCGCTAACTCCTTATTTAATGCTTGTGTTTCTTTGTCTAGGCTATGGATTAAAGTCTGTTTCTGGCTTTTTAAATGGAGGATTTGCCCATGGCAGGTCGTGCATTCTTCCAAGTACTCCACATAAAGTCTGTTAAGGGCAGCAATCGGAATGTCTGGTTTGCGTACTGGGACTGCATCTGATAGGCGCAGCTCTTCAACTTTAGCTTTCAGCTTTGCTGAATGGGTGTTATGTATTTTTTCTACCTCTTGAAAAATGGCTTCGTAATCCCCTTGGCAGTGTGAAAGGTGGTTTTCTAAGCCCTCTTCAGACAATTCGGAGGTAAGTATTTTGCTTAGCTTTTTTTTAACTAACTCTTTAAATTCCTGCCATTCCTCTTCTTCCAGGTTGCAACGCAGCGAAAATAAGCTCGCTGCCATTTCTTGCACGTGTTTCTTGGATTTAAACTCTTTAAATAGGGCTGTAAATTCTTCTGCTGAAAAAAGCCTTTTTCCTTGAATGAAGGGATTATTTTCTTCGTCGTGCAGAAATTTGGGATAGTTTTCTTGATCATTTACTAGGGTGTCCATATAGGCATTCGAATCTCGCTGCGAAGCGGAAGTCATCTTAAATAGCTCTTCGGAAATGGTATAAAAACCATCAATAACCGCATTGCTGACCCTTCCTTCAAAATCAGGCCCTTTTGTTTTAACTCTTGGGGTCGCACGCTCAAAAAAAGAGCTTTCTCCTTTAAAGGTAGTATGGATAGAAGTATCAATATCTGAGGTTAATTTGCGACTTCCTGGAGCTTTAATCGCAACGATACACTTGGCGGGCTTTGCTAAGCCTGCAGGCAAGTGAGTGTTTTTTTGCGTGACTATAAAATGATACCAAGTGGCCTTAAAGGTATACCCTCCCTGCGAGGTTTTTGATAGAACACCGGTGGGCTCGGCGGTTAAGTTAAAATAAGCGGCAGGAAAAACTCTTAAAATCGCTTCGCGGTAGCTGGCATAGTCTACGATATCGCGATCCTCTATATGCTCTTGCATTTGCTGGGTAGCCAGCAGCTGAGATCCTTCTTCCGGACGCAGGGTCATGACGTAGGTTCTTTTAAGGGTTTCCCAATCGGTATCTCCTAACTTTTCAAACCGTTGGATCGCTGGAAAATCGTGTGGAATAGACATAATCAACTCTTTGGCTGAATACTACGTTTAATAAAAAAATACGCTTTAAAATCTGAAACGTGGGTCTTCATTCATTCCCACTCTCTTACTCATCAAAGGCGAAAAACTAATTAAATTTTTAGTTTCATGCAAGTTTTTTAGTTGAAGCCTAAATTTTTGATAAATTTTCTTTATCAAAGCTCATAAAATTCTTGTTGTTCCCTTATCTAGACTTTATACAATTTCGGTATGATTCCCTGCCGAGGAAAAAGAACAGTATGTGCTGCGCTTAGAATCATGGGATTAATTAATGAAAACAGTTTTTCAAAGTATTATCATGTGCCCAATCGAGACAACTAGTCTCTATTATCAACCCACCGATTATTTTAAACTTGATTTTGAATATGATAAGAAGCGTATATCCTCTAGTACTTTTTATTAATAAAACGGTTGAACGAAGGAAAGGACCTAAAATTAAGCCTGAGCGAGTTTTCAAGCATAATTTTTACTCCATCGAGAGAGCATTAATCGACTCATGCAGATGTAGAGATAGGACTCACTAAGGCACGGCAAATAATCATAATCACGGCTAAGTCGCCTGTTTCTCCCCATCCACGCAAAGGTTCTTTCGACCACCCATCTTCGAGGAAGGATTGTAAACTCCCTTTCTATAGGAAGGTATTCAGCTTGCCAGTGTTCATTATAGACGCGAATTCTCCCGGGAGGCCTTTTAATAACCTCTAACTTGAGCTCCATGCTGACTAGCTATAGTCTTCAGATCACTTCCTGAATAGCCAGAGTCTCCCCATATTTTACGTACGGAGGGATATTTCTTTTCTTGCAAAATTTCTATTAAGCCTTGCTTGTCGCTTGTATATCCAGCAGTAACTTTTGCTTGTAAGAGCAAGCCTTCCGTATCAACGAGAATATGTCTTTTCCTCCCAAATACCTTTTTGGCCGCACAGTAACCGCGACAAGGCCACCTTTTTCGGTAGTTTTGGCTGCTTGACTATCTATGAGGGTCCCAGTCGCCTCTTTGTCTCTTCCTCTTTTTATCCGCAATTGCTCACGCAGGGCTGTATTAATTTGCTCAAAGACGCCCGTCGTTTCCCAATTCCGAAAGTTCCCATATACCGTCTGCCAAGGAGGAAAATCGTGAGGTAAATTTCTCCACTGACATCCAGTCCGTGTAATATAAAAAATCGCATTGAGTATTTCTTTTCGAGAGTATTTTTCTTGGAATCCTACTCTTGGCTTTTCTACCAAATGTTTGATCAGATTCCACTCTGCATCCGATAAGTCAGTCCCATATGAAGCCCGCATAGCAACCTCCTTAATGTTGACTATTCATAGTGTACTCATCTTCTGCTATTCCAAGCAATCTTTATACTCCTTAAGTTACTTATAAACAAATACTTATACTGAAAATTATGCTTGAAAACTCGCTCTAAGGATATAGAAAATAGCCAGTTGGAAAACTATTATCCCAATACGGAAATTGGGAAATAGTAACCAACCCCAGGGGATCATGCGTTTTAATCAAGGTAGCTCTCAGATTAGCTATGAGTAATTTTTAGACTCTATAAATGGGAAAAATAGTGAGGTGGAAAAAATTGTCCTTCAAAATAACAAGAGTGTTCAAGGTACCGTCCTTTGTCAACGGCCCGCCATTCATTCTTAACAAAATCAAGCAAGTGAAATTCTTGCCCATACATGCACCTTAAAAGCTCTTTCAGACAAAGGCCTTCAGGTCTATTCTAGAGAACCCTAAAAATGATTTTATTTCGCGGATTTTCGCCAAAGTGTCTTTGACAAGCAAGAAACAACCATGTTTTTGCTTTCCCGAATGAATTGAACCCCTTTCAAGATCAGCAAAGGCATGGCAAATGGAACAAGAAATTATTTGGGAAAGTCCTCTATACTTTTTAATAAATGCACCTCTTTAAACTCCTAACTTAAATTACTTACTCCCTACCTGTTGATGCTTGATATGGTTTTTATTTTAAAAAGGCAACTTATCAGCTTTTTAATCTAATTAATTAACTCGTTTTTTAAATCTTTCCTTTAAATAGATCTGTTAGTTAACAACACCTTGCTTTTGTGATTGCAAATCGATTAATCTATGTCAACACAAGGAGAGTCCCATGCTCACAAAAAGGTTAAGGCTTCATGAAATTTGCCAGATCTTAAATTGCCCCCAATTGCCTGAAGCAATTGGCGCGTTGATCCCTTCTTATGTAGTTGATAGCCGCTTTGTGCAAGAAAACGCTCTATTTTTTGCACTACCCGGAGAGAAAACAGACGGCCATCGATTTTTAAAAGAGGTCGAGGCAAAGAAAGCAGCTGCAGCTGTGGTAGCCAAAAGCTTTGTTTTGCAGAATAAGCTGGATTTGAATTTGCCCCTGCTTGTAGTAGATGACGTTTTGGGTTCCTTACAAAAATTGGCTCGCGAATATCTAAAACAAAGGCCTACTAAAATCGTAGCCATTACCGGCTCTGTCGGCAAAACAACCACTAAACATTTGCTTTGTCAACTCCTTCAAAGCTATTGTTCTGTCGCTTCTTCACCGGGAAATCAAAATTCCCAAATTGGATTGCCCTTAAGCATTTTAAACCATTTTCATGGGCATGAAGAGGTCCTTGTTTTAGAAATGGGGATGACATTACAGGGGCATATCCAAAAGTTAACCCAAATTGCTCCTCC
It encodes the following:
- a CDS encoding transposase, which codes for MRASYGTDLSDAEWNLIKHLVEKPRVGFQEKYSRKEILNAIFYITRTGCQWRNLPHDFPPWQTVYGNFRNWETTGVFEQINTALREQLRIKRGRDKEATGTLIDSQAAKTTEKGGLVAVTVRPKRYLGGKDIFSLIRKACSYKQKLLLDIQATSKA